Proteins from a single region of Mucilaginibacter daejeonensis:
- a CDS encoding sensor histidine kinase, translating to MLVAVYFVRPFDKLINIGEQVHAPGGPHGPPPGMPSGYEMHMPPPPPSDDDSFGGRAFSHHDVGMPPPMRGGQHLDITSLFIYVMLIALGMSVSSVQQWLITERRVIQIEADKTSAELSFLKAQINPHFLFNTLNNIYTLAVTGNIHTATSIMKLSNLMRYLTDEVSADRVPLQKEVDSIYDYLDLQRLRIGTKTNIDLSVTGDLSGHEVPPLILMSFIENIFKYGISKRDPSTVRIDIKTEPHQLSFFCQNRIFTGNTTIERVGIGIANSRQRLQYLYGEKHHLAINSENGLFTVYLTLLV from the coding sequence ATGCTAGTGGCTGTATATTTTGTACGTCCATTTGATAAGCTGATCAACATTGGCGAGCAAGTGCATGCTCCGGGGGGACCGCATGGTCCTCCTCCTGGCATGCCTTCAGGATATGAAATGCACATGCCGCCACCTCCGCCGTCGGATGACGATAGTTTTGGTGGACGGGCTTTCTCACACCACGATGTGGGCATGCCACCACCGATGCGCGGTGGACAGCATTTGGATATAACAAGTCTATTTATTTATGTGATGCTCATCGCTTTGGGAATGTCGGTCAGTTCTGTGCAGCAATGGCTAATTACCGAAAGACGCGTGATACAGATCGAGGCAGATAAGACCAGTGCCGAACTCTCATTTCTAAAAGCACAGATCAACCCGCATTTCTTGTTCAATACCCTTAACAACATCTATACGCTGGCTGTCACTGGTAATATCCATACCGCAACCAGCATTATGAAGCTGTCTAATTTAATGCGCTATCTTACTGATGAAGTAAGTGCTGACCGGGTGCCTTTACAAAAGGAGGTGGACAGTATATATGATTATCTTGACCTGCAGCGCTTGCGCATCGGCACTAAAACCAACATTGATCTAAGCGTGACAGGTGATCTGAGTGGGCACGAGGTGCCACCACTGATCCTGATGAGCTTTATCGAGAACATCTTTAAATACGGGATCAGTAAGCGCGATCCAAGCACTGTACGTATCGATATCAAGACAGAGCCACATCAACTCAGCTTTTTTTGTCAGAACAGGATATTTACCGGTAACACAACAATTGAACGAGTAGGCATTGGCATAGCGAACAGCCGGCAGCGCTTGCAGTATTTGTATGGTGAAAAGCATCATCTTGCCATAAATTCTGAAAATGGTCTTTTTACAGTATATTTAACGTTGCTGGTATGA
- a CDS encoding tetratricopeptide repeat protein, producing MNPANPKDPQPSMIKVETSIDHIFCINKRANLRPTNINLPTFIYYQFAHNYLNNQQFDQARQITDQLIKIRPNSDEPYALMADILIKQGKKKGAIEQLKLASSRSTDDKYLKRIESLSQQ from the coding sequence ATGAATCCAGCTAATCCTAAAGACCCACAACCAAGTATGATCAAAGTGGAAACGAGTATTGATCATATTTTTTGCATTAACAAACGCGCTAACTTACGCCCAACAAATATCAATTTACCGACCTTCATTTATTACCAGTTCGCTCACAATTATCTGAACAACCAACAATTCGATCAGGCCAGGCAGATCACCGACCAATTGATCAAAATTCGTCCCAACAGTGACGAACCATATGCGCTCATGGCTGATATCCTAATCAAACAAGGCAAAAAGAAGGGCGCTATCGAACAGCTCAAATTAGCAAGCTCAAGGTCAACAGACGATAAATATCTTAAAAGGATCGAATCGCTGAGTCAACAGTAA
- a CDS encoding GAF domain-containing protein codes for MPQRELERLRSVNRFLKLEISKDAELERIVKQAAEISGSPIAMITFMTDELQHVRYRFGTDLTSLTYDRSFCKEAILQDDLYVVENASTHAYFCSNPFVANEPNIRFYAGAPLTTGEGDKIGTVCVYDHQVKTLTETQKRMLKSLSKQIVHLLEFDASLQLLKEEFIRSKSTAITLRSFFDASSSCHLLLDREMRIVAFNKALNEVTFAAQGKHLKEGGAIIDLVHPQFKAEYERAFDRAITGETVHVERDLMYSLGRICWYMTFEPAYDIEGKISGVSFNAVNITGRVEQEELVREQRTALQKIREIEVSELRTPGSEVIRLLTVAQAEPYFFKIEEGPLLAAAVDELKDKMLAF; via the coding sequence ATGCCACAAAGGGAATTAGAGCGGTTGCGTTCTGTCAATCGATTTTTAAAGCTGGAGATCAGCAAAGATGCCGAACTCGAACGTATCGTAAAACAAGCGGCCGAGATCAGCGGCAGCCCTATCGCAATGATCACTTTCATGACGGACGAACTCCAACATGTAAGATACCGTTTTGGGACGGATCTGACCTCGCTAACTTACGACAGATCATTTTGCAAAGAAGCTATACTCCAAGATGACCTATATGTTGTTGAAAATGCCAGCACACACGCTTACTTTTGTTCAAATCCATTCGTAGCTAATGAGCCAAATATCAGATTCTACGCAGGTGCACCTCTTACCACTGGCGAAGGAGATAAGATCGGTACGGTATGCGTTTACGACCATCAGGTAAAAACACTTACTGAGACCCAGAAACGGATGTTAAAGAGTCTATCAAAACAGATCGTTCATTTATTGGAGTTCGATGCCAGTCTCCAGTTACTTAAAGAAGAATTCATCAGATCAAAAAGTACAGCGATCACGCTTCGTTCGTTCTTTGATGCGTCCAGCTCTTGTCACTTATTGCTTGATCGGGAAATGCGTATCGTTGCTTTTAATAAGGCTTTAAATGAGGTCACTTTTGCTGCGCAAGGCAAACATTTGAAAGAAGGCGGAGCGATCATTGACCTGGTCCACCCACAATTTAAAGCCGAATATGAACGAGCTTTTGACCGAGCCATTACCGGTGAGACCGTCCATGTAGAACGGGATCTCATGTATAGTCTCGGACGCATATGTTGGTATATGACCTTTGAGCCTGCCTACGATATTGAGGGTAAGATCAGTGGCGTGTCGTTCAATGCGGTGAACATTACCGGTCGCGTTGAACAGGAGGAACTCGTACGCGAGCAAAGGACCGCGCTTCAAAAGATCCGGGAGATAGAGGTAAGTGAATTGCGAACGCCCGGATCAGAAGTGATCAGATTATTGACCGTAGCACAGGCCGAGCCATACTTTTTCAAAATAGAGGAAGGACCGTTACTTGCGGCTGCTGTTGATGAGCTTAAAGACAAAATGCTGGCTTTTTGA
- a CDS encoding GAF domain-containing protein: MPQNELARLQAVNRFLKLKISKEDELQEIVSMAAEICGTPSALISLIDQDTQHIPIKRSFNFKSTPRSQAFCNHVIEQNGVMVVPDAVIDRRFTNNPLVTGDPHIRFYAGTPLTTSDGLNLGSLCVIGQVPGQLDEIQQRMLQILAEQVIQLLEFDASLELLKEQFLIAKQEEMIMRSFFDSCSCAHLLLDRELKVIAYSKAMQDFISLHHHVDIDVGYDIMTLIDPADRDKVTTACVEALSGHTTHLERHLEFGERSYWWEVYIQPAFDLDGHIIGVSYNGNDISARMQQKQDAERQQRTLQEIAFVQSHELRRPVASIQGLLDIISMDHHDEFSETLTDMRQSIDLMDQRIRQIVGYTDMKS, translated from the coding sequence ATGCCACAAAATGAACTGGCGCGCTTACAGGCCGTTAACCGTTTCCTCAAACTAAAGATCAGTAAGGAGGATGAGCTTCAGGAGATCGTTTCAATGGCCGCCGAGATCTGCGGTACACCTAGTGCGTTGATCTCATTGATCGATCAGGACACTCAGCATATCCCGATCAAGCGGTCGTTCAATTTTAAAAGCACGCCACGTAGTCAGGCATTTTGCAACCATGTGATCGAACAGAATGGCGTGATGGTGGTACCTGATGCCGTGATCGATAGGCGTTTTACTAACAATCCATTAGTGACCGGCGATCCTCACATACGCTTTTATGCCGGCACACCATTGACCACGAGTGACGGCCTTAACCTTGGCAGCTTGTGTGTGATCGGTCAAGTACCGGGGCAATTAGATGAGATACAACAGCGAATGTTGCAGATACTGGCCGAACAGGTGATTCAATTGCTGGAATTTGATGCCAGCCTTGAACTGCTTAAAGAGCAATTCCTGATAGCTAAACAGGAAGAGATGATCATGAGATCATTTTTTGATAGCTGCTCCTGCGCCCATTTATTGCTCGACCGTGAGCTTAAAGTTATTGCCTACAGTAAGGCGATGCAAGATTTCATCTCTTTACATCACCATGTAGATATAGACGTGGGTTACGACATCATGACCCTGATCGATCCAGCCGACCGCGATAAAGTGACAACGGCCTGTGTAGAAGCTCTGAGCGGACATACCACTCACCTGGAGCGCCACCTTGAGTTCGGTGAGCGGTCTTACTGGTGGGAAGTATACATTCAACCGGCTTTTGACCTTGATGGACATATCATCGGCGTTTCGTACAATGGTAATGACATCTCAGCACGCATGCAGCAAAAGCAGGATGCCGAACGTCAGCAGCGGACCTTACAGGAGATAGCGTTCGTTCAGTCACATGAATTGCGAAGACCGGTGGCCAGCATTCAAGGGCTGTTGGATATTATCTCTATGGACCATCACGATGAATTCTCAGAAACGCTGACCGATATGCGGCAGAGTATCGATCTGATGGACCAAAGGATCAGGCAGATCGTCGGATATACGGATATGAAAAGCTGA
- a CDS encoding SGNH/GDSL hydrolase family protein, producing the protein MKRSLNHIFIVIGLLFLTFTGNAQSKMVYTDAHDLNLIGKAEDSKMYYHRLDTSAHQDIPAIVRTLATRSAGLALSFTTNSATVSAKWCTSKLATADNMTGIAFEGMDLYIKRNGRWQFAGVARHVSHECSESVIAENMEAGKKECLLFLPTYDETLSLSIGIDQGAVIERGDQPFKKKVLIYGSSIVQGASASRPGLAYPARLSRETGYNFINLGFSGNAKMEASVANMLAAMPMDAIILDCVPNPSPEEVLARTNYLVSTIRRSHPRVPIICIGSVAREKGNFDTVVAAKVALKDKYFEQEIRKLQKQDKDLYLIGGDGLLGKDQEGTTDGIHPNDLGFDRMLQKIRPEILNILKRYQI; encoded by the coding sequence ATGAAAAGATCACTGAACCATATTTTTATCGTTATAGGGCTATTATTCTTGACCTTCACAGGCAATGCGCAGTCGAAAATGGTATATACCGATGCGCATGACCTTAATTTGATCGGTAAGGCAGAAGACAGCAAGATGTACTATCATCGGCTGGACACCTCGGCACATCAGGATATACCTGCCATTGTGAGAACTCTGGCCACGCGGTCAGCAGGCCTCGCTTTAAGTTTTACAACGAACAGCGCCACCGTATCGGCCAAATGGTGCACAAGCAAGCTGGCCACTGCCGATAATATGACCGGTATAGCTTTTGAAGGGATGGACCTCTACATCAAGCGCAACGGGCGCTGGCAATTTGCAGGGGTGGCAAGGCATGTATCTCACGAATGTTCGGAAAGCGTGATCGCTGAAAATATGGAAGCCGGAAAAAAGGAATGTCTCCTTTTTTTGCCCACGTATGACGAGACCTTGTCTCTCAGTATCGGCATTGATCAGGGAGCAGTTATAGAGCGGGGTGATCAGCCATTCAAAAAGAAAGTGTTGATCTATGGGTCAAGCATCGTTCAGGGCGCGTCCGCAAGTCGTCCGGGACTGGCTTATCCGGCTCGGCTTTCAAGAGAGACCGGTTATAACTTTATCAACTTAGGTTTCAGTGGCAACGCAAAGATGGAGGCATCAGTTGCCAACATGCTGGCCGCTATGCCGATGGACGCGATCATATTGGATTGCGTACCCAATCCTTCGCCTGAAGAGGTTCTTGCGCGCACTAACTACCTGGTCAGCACTATTCGCCGGTCGCACCCCAGGGTCCCGATCATTTGTATAGGAAGCGTGGCCAGAGAAAAGGGGAATTTCGACACAGTGGTAGCGGCTAAAGTGGCGCTTAAGGACAAATATTTTGAACAGGAGATCAGGAAGTTGCAGAAGCAAGATAAAGATCTGTACCTAATTGGTGGAGATGGCCTTTTAGGCAAAGACCAGGAAGGAACGACCGATGGCATCCATCCCAATGATCTTGGCTTTGACAGGATGCTGCAAAAGATCCGACCCGAGATCCTAAATATCCTGAAGCGTTACCAGATATGA
- a CDS encoding glycoside hydrolase family 2 protein, giving the protein MLKTSLSLFTTIITTCLTVINVHAQRPAQVTAPSATNSIFLGSKAGTSKAYEWQMINASEAGAEGKQISKPGYHTGKWQRAIVPGTVLNSLVANKVYPDPYYSDNNRKSKKLIPDIADAGREFYHYWFRRSFTVPSTLSGKRTWLKFHGINYSCQIWLNGHKLGNMEGMFNAQSFDITNIVNRKGANVLAVDMLPVDHPGTSERKNNDRVGAVGENRNGGDGEIGKDVTMLMSVGWDFTIPDGVRDRNTGIWRDVELYTTGNVTMDAPFVMTKMDLPDTSHAQETVTVELQNASGTPQSGSLTGRINEAGISFSKKISLLAHEKRTITFSPKEFKQLNIQRPKLWWPVNKGKPHLYTMSLQFRSNDGTLSHSSTTRFGIRQVTSDQNTPDSSRRFLVNGVPVFIRGTNWVPEAMLRNSTERTYAELRYTRQAGVNLLRLWGGGIAESDYFYQLCDEFGLMVWNEFWLTGDTRFPVDTALYLRNVENTVKRIRKHPSVAYYVAANEAKEVPGTAELIYKLDPTIGYQIQSECCGIHDGSPYKYENPMQYFENTASRRGSRVDGFNPEYGAPCIPIAESILKMMPADQAWPINDAVWNYLDGNGFHQVTTRYREAVNAFGPSKSIEEFAKKGQFVGALNFRAIWEVWNYNKFNFGDRWASGFLFWYHNSPAPQTASRMYDWYLEPTAALYYSQNGLAPLHPQFDYLKNTVSVYNDLRQSYKGYKLEAEVYSLESKLIWSKSSVIDIPADGVVNDAIKIQFPENVGQVHFIKLKLKGRGGKLISDAFYWRSRDEYKGAWTMTGPAVSGFEDINKLPRVRVEAAVTKQRINGKDIMTVEVRNPSKGLSFFTQLKLQDGKGNNLAPTFYSDNFFNLLPGETKVVTIEPPASANKSAVLMLDAFNAEQIKVPITQ; this is encoded by the coding sequence ATGTTAAAAACATCACTTTCGCTTTTCACAACGATCATCACTACCTGTTTAACAGTGATCAACGTACATGCTCAACGACCGGCTCAGGTTACCGCGCCTTCTGCCACTAATTCCATTTTCTTGGGGTCAAAAGCCGGCACCTCCAAAGCATACGAATGGCAAATGATCAACGCCAGTGAGGCAGGTGCCGAGGGTAAGCAGATCTCGAAACCGGGATATCATACTGGGAAATGGCAGCGGGCCATAGTTCCGGGAACGGTTTTGAACAGCTTGGTGGCCAACAAGGTATACCCGGATCCGTATTACAGCGACAATAACCGCAAATCCAAGAAGCTTATCCCTGATATCGCCGATGCCGGGCGCGAGTTCTATCATTACTGGTTCCGTAGGTCATTCACTGTTCCATCAACCTTAAGTGGCAAGCGGACCTGGCTTAAGTTCCATGGTATCAACTATAGTTGCCAGATTTGGCTCAATGGTCATAAACTGGGAAATATGGAAGGTATGTTCAATGCACAGAGTTTTGATATTACCAATATTGTGAACAGGAAAGGGGCTAACGTGCTGGCTGTGGACATGCTTCCTGTTGATCATCCGGGCACGTCAGAGCGTAAGAACAACGACCGCGTTGGTGCCGTAGGAGAGAACCGCAATGGCGGCGATGGCGAGATCGGTAAAGATGTGACCATGCTGATGAGCGTGGGTTGGGATTTTACCATACCCGATGGTGTACGCGACCGTAACACTGGTATTTGGAGGGATGTAGAGTTGTACACTACCGGCAACGTGACCATGGACGCCCCTTTCGTGATGACCAAAATGGACCTGCCTGACACCTCTCATGCTCAAGAAACAGTAACGGTAGAGCTACAAAACGCTTCTGGAACACCACAAAGCGGATCGCTTACCGGACGCATCAACGAAGCTGGTATATCCTTCAGCAAAAAGATCAGCTTGCTTGCACACGAGAAAAGGACCATCACTTTCAGCCCCAAAGAATTTAAGCAACTGAACATTCAACGGCCTAAGTTGTGGTGGCCTGTTAATAAAGGTAAACCCCATTTATACACCATGTCCTTGCAATTCCGTAGTAACGATGGTACTTTAAGCCATAGCTCCACTACGCGTTTTGGCATACGCCAGGTAACCTCAGATCAAAACACCCCTGACAGCTCCAGACGCTTCCTGGTAAATGGCGTTCCTGTGTTTATTAGGGGCACTAATTGGGTGCCCGAGGCCATGTTACGCAACAGTACTGAACGTACCTATGCTGAGTTGAGGTACACGCGCCAGGCAGGTGTTAACCTATTAAGGCTATGGGGAGGGGGAATAGCCGAGTCGGACTATTTTTACCAGCTTTGCGATGAATTTGGGTTGATGGTATGGAACGAGTTTTGGCTTACAGGCGATACTCGCTTTCCGGTAGATACCGCTCTGTATCTGCGTAACGTTGAGAATACCGTCAAACGCATCCGTAAACACCCATCGGTGGCTTATTATGTGGCGGCCAACGAGGCTAAAGAGGTTCCCGGTACAGCCGAACTCATCTATAAGCTTGATCCTACCATTGGCTATCAAATACAATCAGAGTGTTGCGGCATACATGATGGCAGCCCTTACAAGTATGAGAACCCTATGCAGTATTTCGAGAATACCGCGTCACGCCGTGGCAGCCGGGTAGATGGGTTCAACCCAGAGTACGGCGCACCTTGTATACCTATAGCCGAATCGATACTCAAAATGATGCCCGCAGACCAGGCATGGCCGATCAATGATGCGGTTTGGAACTATCTGGACGGGAACGGTTTTCACCAGGTGACCACTAGATACCGCGAAGCCGTGAACGCATTTGGTCCGTCTAAAAGCATCGAGGAGTTCGCCAAAAAAGGGCAGTTCGTAGGCGCATTGAATTTTAGGGCCATATGGGAAGTTTGGAACTACAACAAGTTCAACTTTGGTGATCGCTGGGCATCAGGATTTTTATTCTGGTATCACAATAGCCCGGCACCGCAAACGGCATCGCGCATGTACGACTGGTATCTGGAACCTACCGCAGCGCTCTACTACTCGCAAAACGGCCTGGCACCATTGCATCCGCAGTTCGACTATCTGAAGAATACCGTTTCGGTGTACAATGATCTACGTCAAAGTTATAAGGGTTATAAACTAGAGGCTGAGGTATATAGCTTAGAAAGCAAACTCATCTGGTCTAAAAGCTCGGTGATCGATATCCCTGCCGATGGTGTGGTGAACGATGCTATCAAGATCCAATTCCCTGAAAATGTGGGCCAGGTCCACTTTATCAAACTGAAATTAAAGGGCCGTGGCGGGAAGTTGATCTCGGATGCATTCTACTGGCGTTCGAGAGACGAATATAAAGGCGCATGGACCATGACCGGGCCGGCAGTATCCGGTTTCGAGGATATCAATAAGCTACCGCGTGTTAGGGTAGAGGCCGCCGTCACGAAACAAAGGATTAATGGTAAAGACATAATGACGGTGGAGGTGCGCAATCCATCCAAAGGACTATCGTTTTTTACCCAGCTTAAGTTGCAGGATGGTAAAGGCAATAATCTGGCGCCAACTTTTTACTCCGATAACTTTTTCAACCTACTGCCAGGAGAGACGAAGGTAGTGACCATTGAACCGCCTGCAAGTGCCAATAAGTCGGCGGTATTGATGCTTGATGCGTTCAACGCAGAGCAGATCAAGGTGCCGATCACGCAATGA
- a CDS encoding SGNH/GDSL hydrolase family protein, which yields MTINRRQVIKGIGAGAALLSLPPKIFASDKGTFDSINIGVVSIINSGIGGNNTNEMLARIEKDCLAHHPKLTILMAGTNDMNSVKHVPLEQYEANMHQLARLITKSGSKLLIMTILPLYEPYLLTRHPASFYQPEGVATRRRQVNEVIKKVAKAHRAHLLDIGMRFEAIGKVGLDKDSLIQNEANANKTDGIHPTANGYRFIGLSVYEYITANKLPTEQIVCFGDSITKGDGSNDNNSYPGFLNKLLTMNSITVE from the coding sequence ATGACCATTAACAGAAGACAAGTGATCAAAGGAATAGGCGCAGGTGCCGCGTTATTGTCACTGCCGCCTAAAATATTCGCAAGCGATAAGGGTACTTTTGATAGCATCAATATAGGCGTTGTAAGTATCATCAATTCAGGTATCGGTGGTAATAACACCAATGAAATGCTTGCCCGGATCGAGAAAGATTGCCTTGCGCATCATCCCAAATTGACCATATTAATGGCGGGTACCAATGATATGAACAGCGTTAAGCATGTTCCGCTGGAGCAGTATGAAGCAAATATGCATCAGCTTGCCCGGCTCATAACAAAAAGCGGAAGCAAGCTGTTGATCATGACCATTTTGCCTTTGTATGAGCCATATCTGCTGACCAGGCACCCGGCATCTTTCTACCAACCGGAGGGTGTAGCTACACGCCGCCGGCAGGTGAACGAGGTGATCAAAAAGGTGGCTAAAGCACACCGGGCGCACCTGCTTGATATAGGTATGCGGTTCGAAGCCATAGGTAAGGTAGGGTTAGATAAAGATTCACTGATACAGAACGAGGCCAATGCAAACAAGACCGACGGTATCCACCCTACGGCCAACGGCTATCGGTTCATTGGCCTTTCGGTATATGAATATATAACAGCTAACAAACTCCCTACCGAACAGATCGTATGTTTTGGGGATAGCATTACCAAAGGCGACGGCTCCAATGATAACAATAGCTATCCAGGCTTCCTGAATAAACTTTTGACCATGAACTCTATTACGGTGGAATAA
- a CDS encoding FAD-dependent oxidoreductase, translating into MNRKFILLLLFGLTLKWAHARPLVQPGVDVCIYGGTSAGVIAAYTAAKSGKSVILIEPGDRLGGLSSGGLGFTDIGNKYVVTGLARDFYRQIGQHYGKLEQWTFEPKVAEAVFRRYAKAKGITIYYNWRLNAVSKTGTVIKSIRLEQSQHPQAAKRSVLAKQFIDCSYEGDLMAKAGVSYTIGREDNSVYNETVSGVQLKHEHQFPDNIDPYKIPGDPKSGLLWGISDAELEPNGTGDKKIQAYNFRICLSDDPDNRIQITKPERYDPSRYELLLRYLAAKPSKDLWAFLKMSLMPNHKTDINNNGPFSTDMIGMNYEYPEASYQTREAILAAHEDYTKGLLYFAGHDPRMPEHLRTQMLEWGYPKDEYLESGHFTKQLYVREARRMIGAYVMTQANCERKLVVPDGVGMGAYNMDSHNAQRLVVNGMVKNEGDVQLRGISPYPIAYRSITPKQNECSNLTVPVCLSASHMAYGSIRMEPVFMVLGQSSAVAACQAIDDRCAIQHINVTKLQKKLKSNPLADHSLAEALIDNDDTQNVTVTGTWSKEKNGGYGPSFLKATAPAETSAVRFTAAITTPGKYQVYAYFSKVPNPSDVTSVKIFNGEQLVIKKIQKNEIQIVGQASGEWVALGTADLQLKKRGFVEISTEGANGTVVADAVLFVPQKVATHNDH; encoded by the coding sequence ATGAACAGAAAATTCATATTGCTATTACTGTTTGGTCTCACCCTTAAATGGGCACACGCCCGGCCCCTGGTACAGCCAGGGGTCGACGTGTGTATCTATGGCGGAACATCGGCCGGTGTGATCGCTGCCTATACAGCTGCGAAGTCGGGCAAGAGCGTGATACTGATCGAACCAGGCGACCGGCTGGGTGGCCTATCCAGCGGCGGGCTGGGCTTTACCGACATTGGTAACAAGTACGTGGTCACTGGGCTGGCACGCGATTTTTACAGACAGATAGGCCAGCACTATGGTAAATTGGAGCAATGGACATTTGAGCCTAAAGTCGCTGAGGCGGTGTTTCGAAGATATGCAAAGGCGAAAGGAATAACCATCTATTACAATTGGCGTCTCAATGCGGTCAGCAAGACAGGGACCGTTATCAAAAGCATCCGGTTAGAACAAAGCCAGCATCCGCAAGCTGCAAAAAGGTCGGTACTTGCCAAACAGTTCATTGATTGCTCATACGAGGGCGATCTTATGGCAAAGGCAGGTGTAAGCTACACGATCGGACGCGAAGACAATTCAGTTTATAATGAGACGGTAAGCGGCGTGCAGCTAAAGCATGAACACCAGTTCCCTGATAACATTGACCCATATAAGATACCGGGCGATCCCAAAAGCGGCTTGCTGTGGGGCATCAGCGACGCTGAACTGGAACCCAATGGTACAGGCGATAAAAAGATCCAGGCTTACAACTTTCGCATTTGCCTGAGTGATGACCCTGACAACCGCATACAGATCACCAAGCCAGAAAGGTACGATCCAAGCCGGTATGAATTACTACTCAGGTATCTTGCTGCCAAACCAAGTAAGGACCTATGGGCATTTTTGAAAATGAGTTTGATGCCCAATCACAAGACCGACATCAATAATAACGGCCCATTTTCTACCGATATGATCGGCATGAATTACGAGTATCCCGAGGCCAGCTATCAAACCCGTGAAGCCATTTTGGCTGCGCACGAAGACTATACCAAAGGTCTGTTATATTTTGCCGGCCATGATCCGCGTATGCCCGAACATTTGCGCACCCAAATGCTGGAGTGGGGCTACCCAAAAGATGAATACTTAGAGAGTGGGCACTTCACCAAACAACTGTATGTGCGCGAAGCACGCCGTATGATCGGCGCTTATGTCATGACCCAAGCCAACTGCGAACGCAAATTGGTGGTGCCTGATGGGGTAGGTATGGGAGCTTATAACATGGATTCGCACAATGCACAACGTTTGGTGGTCAATGGTATGGTCAAAAATGAGGGCGATGTGCAATTACGCGGGATCAGCCCATACCCGATCGCCTATCGCTCGATCACGCCAAAGCAAAATGAGTGTAGCAACCTCACCGTTCCCGTTTGCCTCTCGGCCAGCCACATGGCCTATGGATCTATACGCATGGAGCCGGTGTTCATGGTGCTGGGGCAATCATCGGCAGTGGCAGCTTGCCAGGCCATTGATGACCGTTGTGCTATACAACATATCAATGTTACCAAATTACAAAAGAAATTAAAAAGTAACCCGCTGGCCGATCATAGCTTAGCGGAGGCATTGATCGACAATGACGATACCCAAAATGTAACAGTGACCGGTACCTGGAGCAAGGAAAAGAACGGCGGCTATGGCCCTTCGTTTTTGAAAGCGACAGCGCCGGCAGAGACCTCTGCTGTACGATTCACGGCCGCGATCACTACGCCCGGCAAATATCAGGTATATGCTTACTTCTCCAAAGTGCCCAACCCATCTGACGTTACCTCGGTAAAGATCTTTAATGGAGAACAGCTTGTGATCAAAAAGATCCAAAAGAATGAGATACAGATCGTAGGGCAAGCCTCGGGCGAGTGGGTGGCTTTAGGCACTGCCGATCTTCAACTCAAAAAGCGTGGGTTTGTTGAAATATCGACTGAAGGTGCTAACGGCACGGTAGTGGCCGACGCTGTATTATTTGTTCCACAAAAAGTAGCGACACACAATGACCATTAA